The following proteins come from a genomic window of Thiothrix winogradskyi:
- a CDS encoding GNAT family N-acetyltransferase, which yields MSITITPDPPYKPSPLDGEIFLNPAFRAILAREFRLQPVQVQLATTERGWTIPAFLRTQWLGKQTLILGAGFDKTGMIPDTGADDYGLMIATLAQELAATRINTLEVRTAQHIPYLNDTADKVELNLDIQPSVDAIWQKLSSNTRKNIRRPLKMGFTSVVGLNPQLLDEFYQLYRMSLHDLGSLPHPKAFFTDLMQQCSQYMQIFVGYIDGIPVVSSVNFVSQTEVYGAWSGIHSDYKKHNVFLAMLWQMVEYCGASGRNTYNLGRSSAGSNPHQFKLKLANRSHKIYYYKIPTPQPSSAHSKVQGAASWLIRNTPKIVMDGLSRALLHKFY from the coding sequence ATGAGCATAACGATTACACCAGATCCGCCATACAAGCCATCACCGCTGGACGGAGAAATTTTTCTCAATCCCGCCTTTCGCGCAATTTTGGCACGTGAATTCCGTTTGCAGCCCGTGCAAGTACAACTGGCGACCACCGAACGCGGGTGGACTATTCCGGCTTTTTTACGCACTCAGTGGTTGGGCAAACAAACGCTGATTCTGGGTGCAGGTTTTGATAAAACCGGCATGATTCCTGACACAGGTGCTGATGATTACGGTTTGATGATTGCGACCTTGGCACAAGAACTGGCTGCCACCCGCATCAATACACTGGAAGTCCGCACCGCACAGCACATTCCTTACCTGAACGATACGGCGGATAAAGTCGAATTGAATCTCGACATCCAACCTTCTGTCGATGCTATTTGGCAGAAACTGTCCAGCAATACCCGCAAAAATATTCGTCGCCCCTTAAAGATGGGGTTTACCTCAGTGGTCGGTTTGAACCCGCAATTATTGGATGAATTTTACCAACTGTACCGCATGAGTTTGCATGATCTTGGCAGTTTGCCGCACCCCAAAGCATTTTTTACGGATTTAATGCAGCAATGCTCCCAATACATGCAAATTTTTGTCGGCTATATCGACGGCATTCCGGTGGTGTCATCCGTCAATTTTGTAAGCCAAACCGAAGTGTATGGTGCTTGGTCAGGGATTCATAGCGATTACAAAAAGCACAATGTGTTCCTAGCCATGCTCTGGCAGATGGTTGAATATTGCGGTGCAAGCGGGCGCAACACTTACAACCTAGGGCGTTCATCCGCCGGTAGCAACCCGCACCAATTCAAGCTCAAACTCGCCAACCGCAGCCACAAGATTTACTACTACAAAATACCCACGCCGCAACCGTCATCCGCACATTCCAAAGTACAAGGTGCTGCCTCTTGGCTAATCCGCAATACGCCGAAAATCGTGATGGATGGCTTATCCCGCGCCCTGCTCCACAAATTTTACTGA